One stretch of Desulfobacterales bacterium DNA includes these proteins:
- a CDS encoding DEAD/DEAH box helicase: MPSSAPLHIILTRHIKIQGIDPEFKDDLIEKFTLPNPKWLENERMGRWNRGVPKELKYYSKSGKDGLVIPRGYARQLICLCRKNNLDYDIIDQRRNLEPVDVTFSGRLKPLQKEAAGVMLSKEFGTLSAPTGSGKTVIALYMIAQRKQPALIVVHTKDLAFQWMDRIETFLQIPKKEIGFIGAGKRSVGKKITVAMVQSLYKCVEEVAPHIGHVVVDECHRTPSRTFTEAVSGFDSRYMLGLSATPWRRDKLSKLIFWHLGDQHYEMSKTDLIERGDVLSAEVIIRETDFRPYYDPVNEYSKMLLELTANDERNRLIADDVAQEVASRSGTCLVLSDRKLQCETLSALLRYKHHIETAVLTGDVGTADRRSITERLNRGEIKVLVATGQLIGEGFDSKNLSTLFLATPVRFSGRLLQYLGRILRPAPGKDKARVFDYVDVNVEVLKAAANARQRVYDTDISCES, from the coding sequence ATGCCTTCTTCAGCACCGTTGCATATCATACTTACCCGGCATATAAAAATTCAGGGAATTGATCCGGAATTTAAAGATGACCTGATCGAAAAATTTACCTTGCCCAATCCCAAATGGCTGGAAAACGAACGCATGGGCCGTTGGAACCGCGGGGTTCCCAAGGAATTGAAATATTACAGCAAATCCGGAAAGGACGGGCTGGTTATTCCCCGGGGCTATGCCCGCCAGCTGATCTGTCTGTGCCGGAAAAATAATCTGGATTATGACATCATCGATCAACGCCGAAATCTTGAACCCGTTGATGTTACATTTTCCGGCCGGCTCAAACCCCTCCAGAAAGAGGCGGCCGGGGTGATGCTGTCCAAAGAGTTTGGAACGCTGAGTGCGCCGACCGGCTCCGGCAAGACGGTCATTGCCCTTTACATGATCGCTCAGCGAAAGCAACCCGCCCTGATTGTGGTTCATACCAAAGATCTTGCGTTTCAATGGATGGACCGGATTGAAACGTTTCTACAGATTCCCAAAAAGGAAATCGGTTTTATCGGTGCCGGAAAGCGATCTGTCGGAAAAAAAATAACGGTTGCGATGGTCCAGTCCCTGTACAAATGTGTGGAAGAGGTCGCCCCCCATATCGGCCATGTCGTGGTGGATGAATGCCACAGAACGCCCAGCCGCACCTTTACCGAAGCGGTTTCCGGATTTGACAGCCGGTACATGCTGGGATTGAGCGCAACGCCCTGGCGGCGGGACAAACTTTCAAAACTGATTTTCTGGCATTTGGGAGATCAGCACTATGAGATGAGCAAAACAGACCTGATTGAGCGGGGTGATGTGCTTTCGGCTGAAGTCATTATCCGCGAAACGGATTTCAGGCCCTATTATGATCCCGTGAACGAATACAGTAAAATGCTGCTGGAACTGACTGCAAACGATGAACGAAACCGCCTGATCGCCGATGATGTGGCGCAGGAAGTGGCTTCCCGCAGCGGTACCTGCCTGGTGCTTTCCGACAGAAAGCTCCAATGCGAGACCCTGTCTGCCTTGCTGCGGTACAAACACCATATTGAGACAGCGGTGCTTACCGGAGATGTCGGCACTGCGGACAGACGATCGATCACCGAACGGTTGAACCGGGGAGAGATCAAGGTGCTGGTCGCCACCGGTCAGCTGATCGGGGAAGGCTTTGATTCAAAAAACCTTTCAACCCTGTTTCTGGCAACCCCCGTCCGCTTCAGCGGCCGACTCCTCCAGTACCTGGGAAGAATTCTCAGGCCCGCTCCCGGCAAGGATAAAGCCCGCGTATTTGACTATGTGGATGTAAACGTAGAAGTCCTGAAAGCCGCCGCAAACGCCAGACAGCGGGTATACGACACGGATATTTCGTGTGAGTCCTGA
- a CDS encoding iron-sulfur cluster assembly scaffold protein: protein MEYDLVIDFKGTGRFRERLLRQGYSDRAIDYYLNKPYMGTLADADLSTELTGDCGDTMKITMKMDQGKIADVRFEVDGCPGSVSSAMALVDIIKGKTLDEAYLVKDSEVFFRLEAIPDEKVHCIQLAVKSLQNVIDQYRQNAEHSGS from the coding sequence ATGGAATACGATTTGGTGATTGATTTCAAGGGGACGGGCAGGTTCCGGGAGCGATTGTTGCGGCAGGGGTATTCAGATCGGGCAATTGATTATTATCTGAACAAACCCTACATGGGAACCCTTGCGGATGCAGATCTGTCAACCGAGTTGACCGGCGACTGCGGGGATACCATGAAGATCACCATGAAGATGGATCAGGGGAAAATTGCCGATGTCCGTTTTGAAGTCGATGGCTGTCCCGGCTCCGTGTCTTCTGCCATGGCCCTGGTCGATATCATTAAAGGTAAAACCCTTGATGAAGCCTATCTCGTCAAAGACAGCGAGGTTTTTTTTCGGCTGGAAGCCATTCCGGATGAAAAGGTGCATTGCATCCAGCTGGCAGTGAAAAGCCTGCAAAATGTAATTGATCAGTATCGGCAGAACGCCGAACATTCCGGTAGCTGA
- a CDS encoding iron-sulfur cluster assembly scaffold protein: MEYDMVIDFKGTGRFRERLSQLGYSDIAISYCMDRPNLGTISDADIIADNTGSCDDTMTLYLKMDQDLISDAKVDITGCAGTISSAMALVDLVRGKTIDQADAIEPSDFMERLEPFPEEKTKCIYKAIKTLKKAVKIYREKSEDSGQRSEDLRL; this comes from the coding sequence ATGGAATACGATATGGTGATCGATTTCAAGGGAACCGGCAGATTCAGGGAGCGCCTGTCACAGCTCGGCTATTCGGATATAGCCATATCATACTGCATGGACAGGCCGAATCTGGGAACCATCTCCGATGCAGATATTATTGCCGATAATACGGGTTCCTGTGATGATACCATGACGCTTTATTTAAAAATGGATCAGGACCTCATATCCGATGCCAAGGTGGATATCACTGGATGCGCCGGTACTATTTCCTCGGCAATGGCTCTGGTTGACCTGGTTCGGGGAAAAACCATCGATCAGGCCGATGCCATTGAACCCTCGGATTTTATGGAACGGCTCGAACCGTTTCCTGAAGAAAAAACAAAATGTATCTACAAGGCCATAAAGACCTTGAAAAAAGCGGTTAAAATATACCGGGAAAAATCAGAAGACAGCGGTCAGCGGTCAGAGGACTTACGACTATAA
- a CDS encoding SUMF1/EgtB/PvdO family nonheme iron enzyme: MNRSISIGNIDDTISELKYRDTRSAKHRLLNAIRQRFCSDQDLKTIQSIETDRLIPLIWDTGPHPGRIKMKRKNFNSTKSSINTDLMSLYDQGKNPDGFIIGPDNTFVKSDKARDDLLDTITRSIDPKAISLGKIADVLNAVNEFMTSIKPAPPDDTTDEIQSLRKILERLAKKIGISGSGRQDDALSGRTTPVPLSDSLYGDPQNADVESDDERNPPEPNRVIKNTGFEEKTDGSGQGPEDTGTAPDAQVMTELLEITSDQTAGTDSQMIPAGFSDPGAGTRWDQDADAADMISDDDAEAMDSDTLEELPEEDIGEDDIFEDAEQEDFEDADIEDLSDDLKTEALETVADETPDEGESDGDPDNIQADNSKIADPEETGADIDSSFTETDGTEDAPDGTKPGVAADDRVEIVDILEEVAEEDTHLSASPQTDSALSADSGDQWPEGMDDADMIPDDFEEIPEDEIDKEDLYEPNELNEPLPAELGLPSDNLDDAEQLTEKRALLSEAFDGYLGAMERYYNQYLLIPSGNFVVRNRLPKQNDPPQRSITLPEYYFSKFPVTNALFEVFIERTGYKTTAEESGFGIVYEGRFQKIQDKKTGLVRSVWNSTYNRKVVQGAFWYQPAGPGSNLHKKRNHPVVQVSLNDALAFAAWVGKRLPTEVEWEAAARTKSENPYPWGTAWKQESCNMEDAAVSGTTPVDAYSSGANKYGICDTLGNVLEWTTDECDPPYALKHNVKYYITKGGSWISDNKITLASRFKFEKNFTSNILGFRCMVE, from the coding sequence TTGAATCGTTCTATATCAATCGGAAATATTGACGATACCATTTCAGAATTAAAATACCGCGATACGAGATCCGCAAAGCACAGGCTGCTGAATGCCATCCGGCAGCGTTTCTGTTCGGATCAGGACCTCAAAACCATCCAAAGCATCGAAACTGACCGGCTGATCCCGCTCATATGGGATACCGGACCCCATCCGGGCCGGATAAAAATGAAGCGAAAAAATTTCAACAGCACCAAATCCTCGATCAATACCGATCTGATGTCGCTGTATGATCAGGGGAAAAATCCGGACGGATTCATCATCGGACCGGACAATACATTCGTCAAGTCTGATAAAGCCAGAGACGATCTCCTGGACACCATTACCCGCTCGATTGATCCTAAAGCTATCTCATTGGGGAAAATTGCCGATGTCCTCAATGCTGTCAATGAGTTTATGACTTCAATAAAACCGGCACCCCCCGATGATACCACCGATGAAATCCAGAGCCTGAGGAAAATTCTTGAACGGCTTGCCAAAAAAATCGGAATTAGCGGGTCCGGCAGACAGGATGATGCACTTTCCGGCCGAACAACACCGGTTCCCTTGTCTGATTCTTTATATGGCGACCCCCAAAATGCCGACGTTGAATCCGACGACGAACGCAATCCGCCAGAGCCAAATCGGGTCATCAAAAATACCGGTTTTGAGGAAAAGACCGACGGTTCCGGGCAGGGCCCAGAGGATACCGGAACGGCGCCGGATGCGCAGGTTATGACCGAACTGCTCGAAATCACTTCCGACCAAACCGCGGGCACCGACAGTCAGATGATCCCTGCCGGTTTTTCGGACCCGGGGGCCGGGACCCGATGGGATCAGGACGCTGATGCCGCTGACATGATATCAGATGATGACGCTGAAGCAATGGATTCAGATACGCTGGAGGAACTCCCGGAAGAAGACATCGGGGAAGACGATATTTTCGAAGATGCTGAGCAGGAAGATTTCGAAGATGCTGACATCGAGGACCTTTCCGATGACCTGAAAACAGAAGCACTGGAAACGGTTGCGGACGAAACACCTGATGAAGGGGAATCGGATGGTGATCCGGACAATATTCAGGCCGACAATTCCAAAATAGCGGATCCCGAAGAAACCGGCGCTGATATTGACTCCTCATTCACGGAAACTGACGGTACCGAAGATGCCCCCGACGGAACAAAACCGGGTGTAGCGGCAGATGATCGGGTTGAAATCGTCGATATCCTGGAGGAAGTTGCAGAAGAAGATACGCATCTGTCCGCTTCCCCGCAAACCGATTCGGCCCTATCAGCTGATTCCGGTGATCAGTGGCCGGAAGGCATGGATGACGCCGACATGATCCCCGACGACTTCGAAGAAATCCCGGAAGATGAAATCGATAAAGAAGACCTGTATGAACCCAACGAACTCAATGAACCCTTGCCGGCCGAACTCGGTCTTCCTTCAGATAATCTTGACGATGCCGAACAGCTGACGGAAAAGCGAGCGCTTCTTTCCGAAGCATTTGACGGTTATCTGGGTGCGATGGAACGATATTACAATCAATACCTGCTGATTCCATCCGGTAACTTTGTCGTGAGAAACCGATTGCCGAAACAAAATGACCCGCCGCAGCGGAGCATAACGCTGCCCGAATACTATTTCAGTAAATTTCCCGTCACCAATGCCCTGTTTGAAGTATTTATCGAACGCACCGGATATAAAACCACCGCCGAAGAATCCGGATTCGGAATCGTATATGAAGGCCGGTTCCAGAAAATTCAGGATAAAAAAACCGGCCTTGTGCGCTCTGTCTGGAACTCGACCTATAACCGAAAAGTCGTTCAGGGAGCATTCTGGTACCAGCCGGCAGGCCCGGGAAGTAATTTACATAAAAAAAGAAATCATCCGGTGGTTCAGGTGAGCCTTAATGATGCCCTGGCATTTGCTGCCTGGGTAGGAAAACGCCTGCCGACCGAAGTTGAATGGGAAGCGGCAGCCCGGACAAAATCGGAAAATCCGTATCCATGGGGAACCGCATGGAAACAAGAATCATGTAATATGGAAGATGCCGCAGTGTCAGGCACAACCCCGGTCGATGCCTATAGCAGTGGAGCGAACAAATACGGCATCTGTGACACCCTGGGAAACGTCCTGGAATGGACAACCGATGAATGCGATCCACCCTATGCCCTGAAACATAACGTAAAATATTATATCACAAAAGGCGGCAGCTGGATTTCAGACAACAAAATTACGCTGGCATCACGATTCAAATTTGAAAAAAATTTCACATCCAACATTCTGGGATTCCGATGCATGGTGGAATAG